The Streptomyces luteogriseus genome includes a window with the following:
- the ychF gene encoding redox-regulated ATPase YchF has product MSLTIGIVGLPNVGKSTLFNALTKNDVLAANYPFATIEPNVGVVGVPDPRLTKLAEIFSSQRVLPATVDFVDIAGIVRGASEGEGLGNKFLANIRESDAICQVIRAFKDENVVHVDGKVSPKDDIETINTELILADLQTIEKVLPRLQKESRIKKDIAPKVKAVEEAKEILEKGDTLFSAGIVQGSGNEELLHDLHLLTTKPFLYVFNVDEDELTDEDFKNEQRALVAPAEAIFLNAKLEADLAELDEDEALELLQSVGQEEPGLATLAHVGFRTLGLQTYLTAGPKESRAWTIKKGATAPEAAGVIHTDFQKGFIKAEVISFDDLVETGSVAEARAKGKARMEGKEYVMQDGDVVEFRFNV; this is encoded by the coding sequence GTGTCGCTCACGATCGGAATCGTCGGTCTGCCGAATGTCGGCAAGTCGACCCTGTTCAACGCCCTGACCAAGAACGACGTGCTGGCGGCCAACTACCCGTTCGCCACGATCGAGCCCAACGTCGGCGTCGTCGGCGTGCCCGACCCCCGGCTGACGAAACTGGCGGAGATCTTCTCCTCGCAGCGTGTCCTTCCGGCCACGGTCGACTTCGTCGACATCGCCGGCATCGTGCGCGGTGCTTCCGAGGGCGAGGGCCTGGGCAACAAGTTCCTCGCGAACATCCGCGAGTCCGACGCGATCTGCCAGGTCATCCGCGCCTTCAAGGACGAGAACGTCGTGCACGTGGACGGCAAGGTCTCGCCGAAGGACGACATCGAGACGATCAACACCGAGCTGATCCTCGCGGACCTGCAGACCATCGAGAAGGTCCTGCCGCGCCTCCAGAAGGAGTCGCGCATCAAGAAGGACATCGCGCCGAAGGTCAAGGCCGTCGAGGAGGCCAAGGAGATCCTGGAGAAGGGCGACACGCTGTTCTCCGCGGGCATCGTCCAGGGCTCCGGCAACGAGGAGCTCCTGCACGACCTGCACCTGCTCACCACCAAGCCGTTCCTCTACGTCTTCAACGTCGACGAGGACGAGCTGACCGACGAGGACTTCAAGAACGAGCAGCGGGCCCTGGTCGCCCCGGCCGAGGCGATCTTCCTCAACGCCAAGCTGGAGGCGGACCTCGCCGAGCTCGACGAGGACGAGGCGCTGGAACTCCTCCAGTCCGTCGGCCAGGAGGAGCCGGGTCTCGCGACCCTGGCCCACGTCGGCTTCCGCACGCTGGGTCTCCAGACGTACCTGACCGCCGGCCCCAAGGAATCCCGCGCCTGGACCATCAAGAAGGGCGCCACGGCCCCCGAGGCCGCCGGCGTCATCCACACCGACTTCCAGAAGGGCTTCATCAAGGCGGAGGTCATCTCCTTCGACGACCTGGTGGAGACGGGTTCGGTGGCGGAGGCCCGCGCGAAGGGGAAGGCGCGGATGGAGGGCAAGGAGTATGTGATGCAGGACGGGGATGTGGTGGAGTTCCGCTTCAACGTCTAG
- a CDS encoding DUF6542 domain-containing protein: MEQYRTRSPQYGPRRDRPRPPRQPVPSQAGRGAGGEPVRSARPPGPRRRPPVPVRRPAPAPAPASGGPPNPRLTGLGSGLFCAVVMFLLGALCSALFGSSLTAYGVLFLPVSVLTALWVRRGDLMTAPVVVPIAFAVGLLPVADGEGGTGGTLMGLVTALATQAGWLYGGTLIAGLIVIVRRIRLVHRRRTAGARPPV, encoded by the coding sequence GTGGAGCAATACAGGACGCGATCTCCTCAGTACGGACCGCGACGGGACCGGCCCAGGCCGCCCCGGCAACCCGTGCCGTCGCAGGCGGGGCGGGGTGCGGGAGGCGAGCCCGTGCGCTCGGCCCGGCCGCCGGGGCCGCGGCGCCGCCCGCCGGTGCCGGTACGACGGCCCGCGCCCGCTCCGGCGCCCGCTTCGGGAGGGCCGCCGAACCCACGGCTGACCGGCCTGGGCAGCGGGCTGTTCTGCGCGGTGGTGATGTTCCTGCTCGGCGCGCTCTGCTCGGCCCTGTTCGGGTCGTCCCTGACGGCGTACGGGGTGCTGTTCCTGCCGGTGAGTGTGCTGACCGCCCTCTGGGTGCGCCGGGGCGACCTGATGACCGCGCCCGTCGTGGTGCCGATCGCGTTCGCCGTGGGGCTGCTGCCGGTGGCCGACGGCGAGGGCGGCACCGGCGGCACGCTGATGGGCCTGGTGACGGCACTCGCCACGCAGGCCGGCTGGCTGTACGGAGGGACGCTCATCGCCGGGCTGATCGTGATCGTCCGGCGGATCCGGCTGGTGCACCGGCGGCGGACGGCCGGGGCCCGGCCGCCGGTCTGA
- the ppgK gene encoding polyphosphate--glucose phosphotransferase: MQIFGVDIGGSGIKGAPVDLDKGDLAQERHKVLTPHPATPDAVADGVKQVVDHFGWTGPIGVTFPGVVTDGATIRTAANVDAGWIDTDARALLGERLGGLPVTVVNDADAAGVAEMNFGAGRGRRGTVILLTFGTGIGSAVFADGVLVPNTELGHLELDGHDAEKRASSKAREDHDMTWEHWAVHRVRKYLAHVEMLFSPELFIIGGGVSRKSHKFLPSIEGIKAEIVPAQLQNNAGIVGAAMRAAGH; the protein is encoded by the coding sequence ATGCAGATCTTCGGAGTGGACATCGGCGGATCCGGGATCAAGGGTGCCCCGGTGGACCTGGACAAGGGCGATCTGGCTCAGGAGCGCCACAAGGTCCTCACCCCGCACCCCGCCACGCCCGACGCGGTGGCCGACGGCGTCAAGCAGGTCGTCGACCACTTCGGCTGGACGGGCCCGATCGGGGTCACCTTCCCGGGCGTGGTCACCGACGGAGCCACGATCCGCACGGCGGCGAACGTCGACGCCGGCTGGATCGACACCGACGCCCGCGCGCTGCTCGGCGAGCGGCTGGGCGGACTGCCGGTGACGGTGGTCAACGACGCGGACGCGGCGGGCGTCGCCGAGATGAACTTCGGCGCGGGCCGCGGCCGCCGGGGCACGGTGATCCTGCTGACCTTCGGCACGGGCATCGGCAGCGCGGTCTTCGCCGACGGCGTGCTCGTCCCCAACACCGAGCTGGGCCACCTGGAGCTGGACGGGCACGACGCGGAGAAGCGGGCCTCCAGCAAGGCCCGCGAGGACCACGACATGACGTGGGAGCACTGGGCGGTGCACCGCGTGCGCAAGTACCTCGCCCATGTCGAGATGCTGTTCTCGCCGGAGCTGTTCATCATCGGCGGCGGCGTCAGCCGCAAGTCCCACAAGTTCCTGCCCTCCATCGAGGGCATCAAGGCGGAGATCGTCCCGGCGCAGCTGCAGAACAACGCGGGGATCGTGGGCGCGGCGATGCGGGCGGCCGGGCACTAG
- a CDS encoding 4-hydroxy-3-methylbut-2-enyl diphosphate reductase, with protein sequence MGRMSASPGRRVLLAAPRGYCAGVDRAVIAVEKALEQYGAPVYVRHEIVHNKYVVQTLEKKGAIFVERTEEVPPGNIVMFSAHGVAPVVHEEAERGRLATIDATCPLVTKVHKEAVRFASEDYDILLIGHEGHEEVIGTSGEAPDHIQLVDGPGDVAKVEVRDPSKVVWLSQTTLSVDETMETVDALKDKFPQLISPPSDDICYATQNRQLAVKQMGAESELVIVVGSRNSSNSKRLVEVAKIAGAREAYLVDFADEIDEAWLEGVTTVGVTSGASVPEVLVEQVLEWLSQRGFEDVEIVKAAEESITFSLPKELRRDLREEAATLAAERGGAGTGEHSGE encoded by the coding sequence ATGGGACGCATGTCTGCTTCGCCTGGCCGCCGTGTCCTGCTCGCCGCCCCCCGTGGCTACTGCGCGGGTGTGGACCGCGCCGTGATCGCCGTCGAGAAAGCCCTGGAGCAGTACGGCGCTCCGGTGTACGTCCGGCATGAGATCGTCCACAACAAGTACGTCGTGCAGACCCTGGAGAAGAAGGGCGCGATCTTCGTCGAGCGTACGGAGGAGGTTCCCCCGGGCAACATCGTGATGTTCTCGGCGCACGGGGTCGCCCCCGTCGTCCACGAGGAGGCCGAGCGCGGCCGCCTCGCCACCATCGACGCCACCTGCCCGCTCGTCACCAAGGTCCACAAGGAAGCCGTCCGTTTCGCGAGCGAGGACTACGACATCCTCCTGATCGGCCACGAGGGTCACGAGGAGGTCATCGGCACCTCCGGCGAGGCCCCCGACCACATCCAGCTCGTCGACGGCCCGGGCGATGTGGCGAAGGTCGAGGTCCGCGACCCGTCCAAGGTCGTCTGGCTCTCCCAGACCACGCTGTCCGTCGACGAGACCATGGAGACCGTCGACGCCCTGAAGGACAAGTTCCCGCAGCTCATCTCCCCGCCCAGCGACGACATCTGCTACGCCACGCAGAACCGCCAGCTGGCCGTGAAGCAGATGGGCGCCGAGTCGGAGCTGGTCATCGTCGTCGGCTCGCGCAACTCCTCCAACTCCAAGCGGCTCGTGGAGGTCGCCAAGATCGCCGGTGCCCGCGAGGCCTACCTCGTGGACTTCGCCGACGAGATCGACGAGGCCTGGCTGGAGGGCGTGACCACGGTCGGCGTCACCTCGGGCGCCTCCGTCCCGGAGGTCCTGGTCGAGCAGGTCCTGGAGTGGCTGTCCCAGCGCGGTTTCGAGGACGTCGAGATCGTCAAGGCGGCCGAGGAGTCCATCACCTTCTCCCTGCCCAAGGAGCTCCGTCGCGACCTGCGCGAGGAGGCCGCGACCCTGGCCGCCGAGCGCGGCGGCGCCGGGACCGGTGAACATTCCGGGGAGTGA
- the xseA gene encoding exodeoxyribonuclease VII large subunit, which yields MAVNTTPEAPLPVGEVSRLIGGWIDRLGAVWVEGQITQLSRRPGAGVVFLTLRDPSYDISVGVTCYRQVFDAVADVVSEGARVVVLAKPEWYAPRGQLSLRAAEIRPVGVGELLARLEQLKKALAREGLFAPERKKPLPFLPQLVGLVCGRASAAERDVLENARHRWPAVRFEVRNVAVQGVHAVSQVVQAVKELDAIDDVDVIIVARGGGSVEDLLPFSDEQLIRTVAQCRTPVVSAIGHEPDNPLLDQVADLRASTPTDAAKKVVPDVGEEYERVRLLRDRARRCVAALVEREERGLAHALARPSIEDPHRMIDVRADQVADLLDRGRRCLRHQLDRADSELTHTHARVVALSPAATLKRGYAVLQKADGHAVRDPGEVEAGEALRARVSEGEFSVRVDT from the coding sequence ATGGCTGTGAACACGACTCCGGAAGCACCGCTGCCCGTCGGCGAGGTGTCGCGGCTCATCGGGGGCTGGATCGACCGGCTGGGGGCGGTGTGGGTCGAGGGTCAGATCACGCAGTTGTCGCGGCGGCCGGGCGCGGGCGTGGTGTTCCTGACGCTGCGGGACCCGTCGTACGACATCTCCGTCGGCGTCACCTGCTACCGGCAGGTGTTCGACGCCGTCGCGGACGTGGTGAGCGAGGGCGCCCGGGTCGTCGTCCTCGCGAAGCCCGAGTGGTACGCCCCGCGCGGCCAGCTGTCGCTGCGGGCCGCCGAGATACGGCCCGTCGGGGTCGGTGAGCTGCTCGCGCGCCTGGAGCAGCTGAAGAAGGCCCTCGCGCGGGAGGGCCTGTTCGCGCCGGAGCGCAAGAAGCCGCTGCCGTTCCTGCCGCAGCTGGTCGGGCTGGTCTGCGGCCGGGCCTCGGCCGCCGAGCGGGACGTCCTGGAGAACGCCCGGCACCGCTGGCCCGCCGTCCGCTTCGAGGTGCGCAACGTCGCCGTGCAGGGTGTGCACGCCGTGTCGCAGGTCGTGCAGGCCGTGAAGGAGCTCGACGCGATCGACGACGTGGACGTGATCATCGTCGCCCGGGGCGGTGGCAGCGTGGAGGACCTGCTGCCGTTCTCCGACGAGCAGCTGATCCGGACGGTCGCGCAGTGCCGTACGCCCGTGGTGTCCGCCATCGGGCACGAGCCGGACAACCCGCTGCTGGACCAGGTCGCCGACCTGCGCGCCTCCACTCCGACCGACGCGGCCAAGAAGGTGGTGCCGGACGTCGGCGAGGAGTACGAGCGGGTGCGGCTGCTGCGGGACCGGGCGCGGCGGTGTGTGGCGGCGCTGGTGGAGCGGGAGGAGCGCGGGCTGGCGCACGCGCTCGCGCGGCCGTCGATAGAGGATCCGCACCGGATGATCGACGTGCGCGCCGACCAGGTGGCGGACCTGCTCGACCGGGGCCGGCGCTGTCTGCGGCACCAGCTCGACCGCGCCGACTCGGAGCTGACGCACACGCACGCGCGCGTGGTGGCCCTCTCCCCCGCCGCGACCCTGAAGCGCGGGTACGCCGTGCTGCAGAAGGCGGACGGGCACGCGGTCCGCGATCCCGGCGAGGTGGAGGCCGGCGAGGCCCTGCGCGCGCGGGTCTCCGAGGGTGAGTTCTCCGTACGAGTGGACACATAG
- a CDS encoding exodeoxyribonuclease VII small subunit gives MTSEVDETPGAGEALGYEQARDELIEVVRRLEAGGTTLEESLALWERGEELAKVCRRWLDGARARLNAALAEEAAEDEGAE, from the coding sequence ATGACCAGCGAGGTTGATGAGACACCGGGCGCCGGCGAGGCGCTCGGCTACGAGCAGGCGCGGGACGAGCTGATCGAGGTCGTCCGGCGCCTGGAGGCGGGCGGTACGACGCTGGAGGAGTCCCTCGCGCTCTGGGAGCGCGGGGAGGAGCTGGCCAAGGTGTGCCGGCGCTGGCTGGACGGGGCCCGGGCGCGGTTGAACGCGGCGCTGGCGGAGGAGGCCGCGGAGGACGAGGGCGCGGAGTAA
- a CDS encoding malonic semialdehyde reductase, with translation MSLVLDPAAQDLLFREARSANTFTDEPVTDEQVQAIYDLVKYGPTAFNQTPLRITLVRSPEARERLVAHMAEGNRPKTASAPLVAILSADNEFHEELPHLFPAAPQIKDVFFTERPVRENAAALNAALQAAYFIVGVRAAGLAAGPMTGFDFEGVRKEFLDDDHTPLMVVNIGRPGPDAWYPRSPRLEFDQVVTTV, from the coding sequence ATGTCCCTCGTTCTTGACCCCGCCGCCCAGGACCTGCTGTTCCGCGAGGCCCGATCCGCCAACACCTTCACCGACGAGCCGGTGACCGACGAGCAGGTGCAGGCGATCTACGACCTGGTCAAGTACGGTCCGACCGCCTTCAACCAGACCCCGCTGCGCATCACCCTGGTCCGCTCCCCCGAGGCCCGCGAGCGCCTGGTGGCGCACATGGCCGAGGGCAACCGGCCCAAGACGGCGAGCGCCCCGCTGGTGGCGATCCTCTCCGCGGACAACGAGTTCCACGAGGAGCTGCCGCACCTGTTCCCGGCCGCCCCGCAGATCAAGGACGTCTTCTTCACCGAGCGCCCGGTCCGCGAGAACGCCGCCGCGCTGAACGCCGCCCTCCAGGCCGCGTACTTCATCGTCGGTGTCCGTGCCGCCGGTCTCGCCGCCGGCCCGATGACAGGCTTCGACTTCGAGGGCGTCCGCAAGGAGTTCCTGGACGACGACCACACCCCGCTGATGGTCGTCAACATCGGCCGCCCCGGCCCGGACGCCTGGTACCCGCGCTCCCCGCGCCTGGAGTTCGACCAGGTCGTCACGACCGTCTGA
- a CDS encoding DUF4245 domain-containing protein, with protein MAGKNGKQKTARDMILSMGVIVLVAGFVYLFIPHDDSAPDVKAVDYRVELLTARRAASYPVAAPQGLPGTWKATSVRFQGDRFDAWHLGFHDPEGEYVAVEQSTQRRPVFLDEATQGARETGRTEKIGDGTWTRYEGGRYDALVLEGTKGSTTVVTGTASFAQLTKMAEALQTK; from the coding sequence GTGGCAGGCAAGAACGGCAAGCAGAAGACGGCGCGGGACATGATCCTCTCCATGGGAGTCATCGTCCTCGTAGCGGGCTTCGTGTACCTCTTCATCCCGCACGACGACAGCGCGCCCGACGTGAAGGCCGTCGACTACCGGGTCGAGCTGCTCACGGCACGCCGCGCGGCCTCCTACCCCGTGGCCGCCCCCCAGGGTCTGCCCGGCACATGGAAGGCCACCTCCGTCCGCTTCCAGGGCGACAGGTTCGACGCCTGGCACCTCGGCTTCCACGATCCCGAGGGGGAGTACGTGGCGGTCGAGCAGTCCACTCAGCGGCGCCCCGTCTTCCTCGACGAGGCGACCCAGGGCGCTCGGGAGACCGGGAGGACCGAGAAGATCGGCGACGGCACCTGGACCCGTTACGAGGGCGGCCGGTACGACGCGCTGGTCCTCGAGGGCACCAAGGGCTCGACGACGGTCGTGACGGGCACCGCGTCCTTCGCCCAGCTGACGAAGATGGCCGAGGCGCTGCAGACGAAGTAG
- the glpX gene encoding class II fructose-bisphosphatase produces the protein MTEHHHLPSELDVPSEAPDRNLALELVRVTEAAAMAAGRWVGRGDKNGADGAAVRAMRTLVSTVSMNGVVVIGEGEKDEAPMLFNGERVGDGTGPECDIAVDPIDGTTLTAKGMTNAIAVLAAAERGSMFDPSAVFYMDKLVTGPEAADFVDINAPVSVNIRRVAKAKRSAPEDVTVVILDRPRHEGIIKEIRETGARIRLISDGDVAGSILALREGTGVDLLLGIGGTPEGIISACAVKCLGGTIQGKLWPKDDEERQRAIDAGHDLDRVLTTEDLVTGENVFFVATGITDGELLRGVRYRAETATTDSIVMRSRSGTVRRISSEHRLSKLRAYSAIDFDKGK, from the coding sequence ATGACCGAGCATCATCACTTGCCGTCCGAACTCGATGTGCCCTCCGAGGCCCCCGACCGCAACCTCGCCCTGGAGCTCGTCCGGGTCACCGAGGCGGCGGCGATGGCCGCGGGCCGTTGGGTCGGGCGGGGTGACAAGAACGGCGCCGACGGTGCCGCGGTGCGCGCCATGCGCACCCTCGTCTCCACCGTCTCGATGAACGGCGTCGTCGTCATCGGCGAGGGCGAGAAGGACGAAGCCCCGATGCTGTTCAACGGGGAGCGCGTGGGCGACGGCACCGGGCCCGAATGCGACATCGCCGTCGACCCGATCGACGGCACCACGCTGACCGCGAAGGGCATGACGAACGCGATCGCGGTGCTGGCCGCCGCCGAGCGCGGGTCGATGTTCGACCCGTCCGCCGTCTTCTACATGGACAAGCTCGTCACCGGGCCCGAGGCGGCCGACTTCGTCGACATCAACGCCCCGGTGTCGGTGAACATCCGCCGGGTCGCCAAGGCGAAGCGGTCCGCGCCGGAGGACGTGACGGTGGTGATCCTCGACCGGCCGCGGCACGAGGGCATCATCAAGGAGATCCGGGAGACCGGGGCGCGCATCAGGCTGATCTCCGACGGCGACGTGGCCGGCTCGATCCTGGCGCTGCGCGAGGGCACGGGCGTCGACCTGCTGCTCGGTATCGGCGGTACGCCGGAGGGCATCATCTCGGCCTGTGCGGTGAAGTGCCTGGGCGGCACGATCCAGGGCAAGCTGTGGCCCAAGGACGACGAGGAGCGGCAGCGGGCGATCGACGCGGGGCACGACCTCGACCGCGTGCTGACGACCGAGGACCTCGTCACCGGGGAGAACGTGTTCTTCGTGGCCACGGGCATCACCGACGGGGAGCTGCTGCGGGGGGTTCGCTACCGGGCGGAGACCGCCACGACCGACTCGATCGTGATGCGGTCCCGGTCGGGCACGGTCCGCCGGATCTCGTCCGAGCACCGGCTGAGCAAGCTGCGTGCCTACAGCGCGATCGACTTCGACAAGGGCAAGTAG
- a CDS encoding WhiB family transcriptional regulator, whose protein sequence is MLQPPHSSVQVAAVPAPRVPARDRDQDAPWHTEAVCRRDEAGLFFAPSKEPTAARLSREEAAKRVCARCPVMVECREHALLQPEPYGVWGGLTAAERRVVLARRRRRDMELKKTARPANQIAAAG, encoded by the coding sequence GTGCTGCAACCGCCGCATTCGTCCGTGCAGGTAGCTGCCGTTCCGGCCCCGCGGGTGCCAGCGCGAGACAGGGACCAAGACGCCCCGTGGCACACCGAGGCGGTGTGCCGGCGTGACGAGGCAGGCCTGTTCTTCGCCCCCTCCAAGGAGCCGACCGCCGCGAGGCTGTCCCGGGAGGAAGCGGCGAAACGGGTCTGCGCCCGCTGCCCCGTGATGGTCGAGTGCCGCGAACACGCCCTGCTCCAGCCCGAGCCCTACGGCGTCTGGGGCGGCCTCACCGCCGCCGAGCGCCGCGTGGTCCTGGCCCGGCGCCGCCGCCGCGACATGGAGCTGAAGAAGACGGCTCGCCCGGCGAACCAGATAGCGGCGGCGGGCTGA
- a CDS encoding DUF1707 SHOCT-like domain-containing protein yields MDLQKHDLQKQEPAGSELRASDAERDRIADILHDALAEGRLTADEHAERVEGVLRAKTVGELEVFIRDLPAAHHQGPGPAHAPAPLRPTAGAIPIDADDNVVAVFSSAVRKGRWRAGRRIHAYAIFGSVEIDLSEALFDHQQVVVKSFAIFGSVDIRVPENVSLRGTGGGVLGSFEVATLDSGEPQAPIVYVDGWAVLGSVEARPKRGKVVADILDRVHRKVDRSLRKHLGH; encoded by the coding sequence GTGGACCTTCAGAAGCACGACCTTCAGAAGCAGGAGCCCGCCGGCTCCGAGCTCCGCGCCTCCGACGCCGAGCGCGACCGCATCGCCGACATCCTGCACGACGCCCTGGCCGAGGGCCGCCTCACCGCGGATGAGCACGCCGAGCGCGTCGAGGGGGTGCTGCGCGCCAAGACCGTCGGCGAACTGGAGGTCTTCATCCGGGATCTGCCCGCGGCCCACCACCAGGGCCCCGGCCCCGCCCACGCCCCGGCCCCCCTGCGCCCCACGGCCGGCGCCATCCCGATCGACGCGGACGACAACGTGGTCGCGGTCTTCAGCAGCGCCGTCCGCAAGGGCCGCTGGCGCGCGGGACGCCGGATCCACGCTTACGCGATCTTCGGCAGTGTCGAGATAGACCTCAGCGAGGCCCTCTTCGACCACCAGCAGGTCGTCGTCAAGTCCTTCGCGATCTTCGGCAGCGTCGACATCCGCGTCCCGGAGAACGTGTCGCTGCGCGGCACGGGCGGCGGCGTCCTCGGCAGCTTCGAGGTGGCCACCCTCGACTCGGGCGAACCGCAGGCCCCCATCGTCTACGTCGACGGCTGGGCCGTCCTCGGCAGCGTCGAGGCGCGGCCGAAGCGGGGCAAGGTCGTGGCGGACATCCTGGACCGGGTGCATCGCAAGGTCGACAGGAGTTTGCGCAAACACCTGGGGCATTGA
- a CDS encoding fumarate hydratase, which produces MPEFAYTDLLPQGEDTTPYRLVTSEGVSTVEGPDGRTFLQVEPEALRKLAEEAIHDIQHYLRPAHLAQLRRIIDDPEASGNDKFVALDLLKNANIAAAGVLPMCQDTGTAIVMGKRGQNVLTAGRDEEALSRGIYDAYQNLNLRYSQMAPLTMWDEKNTGSNLPAQIELYAADGGAYKFLFMAKGGGSANKSFLYQETKAVLNESSMMKFLEEKIRSLGTAACPPYHLAIVVGGTSAEYALKTAKYASAHYLDEIPAEGSELGHGFRDKELEEKVFELTQKIGIGAQFGGKYFCHDVRVVRLPRHGASCPVAIAVSCSADRQAVAKITAEGVFLEQLETDPARFLPETTDEHLDESSDVVKIDLNQPMDTILAELTKYPVKTRLSLTGPLVVARDIAHAKIKERLDAGEEMPQYLKDHPVYYAGPAKTPEGYASGSFGPTTAGRMDSYVEQFQAAGGSKVMLAKGNRSKQVTAACDAHGGFYLGSIGGPAARLAQDCIKKVEVVEYEELGMEAVWKIEVEDFPAFIVVDDKGNDFFQDPAPAPTFTSIPVRGPGLA; this is translated from the coding sequence ATGCCTGAGTTCGCGTACACCGATCTGCTCCCCCAGGGAGAGGACACCACCCCCTACCGGCTGGTGACCTCCGAGGGTGTCTCCACGGTCGAGGGGCCGGACGGGCGGACCTTCCTCCAGGTGGAGCCGGAGGCGCTGCGCAAGCTCGCCGAGGAGGCCATCCACGACATCCAGCACTACCTGCGCCCGGCCCACCTGGCGCAGCTGCGCCGCATCATCGACGACCCCGAGGCGTCGGGCAACGACAAGTTCGTGGCGCTGGACCTGCTGAAGAACGCGAACATCGCGGCGGCGGGCGTGCTGCCGATGTGCCAGGACACGGGCACGGCGATCGTGATGGGCAAGCGCGGGCAGAACGTGCTGACGGCGGGCCGCGACGAGGAGGCCCTGAGCCGCGGCATCTACGACGCGTACCAGAACCTGAACCTGCGCTACTCGCAGATGGCCCCGCTCACCATGTGGGACGAGAAGAACACCGGTTCCAACCTCCCCGCGCAGATCGAGCTGTACGCGGCCGACGGCGGCGCCTACAAGTTCCTCTTCATGGCGAAGGGCGGCGGCTCGGCCAACAAGTCGTTCCTGTACCAGGAGACGAAGGCCGTCCTGAACGAGTCCTCCATGATGAAGTTCCTGGAGGAGAAGATCCGTTCGCTGGGGACGGCGGCCTGCCCGCCCTACCACCTGGCGATCGTGGTCGGCGGCACGTCCGCCGAGTACGCGCTGAAGACCGCCAAGTACGCCTCCGCGCACTACCTGGACGAGATCCCGGCCGAGGGCTCCGAGCTCGGGCACGGCTTCCGGGACAAGGAGCTGGAGGAGAAGGTCTTCGAGCTGACGCAGAAGATCGGCATCGGTGCGCAGTTCGGCGGCAAGTACTTCTGCCACGACGTGCGGGTGGTGCGCCTGCCGCGGCACGGCGCGTCCTGCCCGGTCGCCATCGCCGTGTCCTGCTCCGCCGACCGCCAGGCCGTCGCGAAGATCACCGCCGAGGGCGTCTTCCTGGAGCAGCTGGAGACTGACCCGGCGCGCTTCCTGCCGGAGACGACCGACGAGCACCTCGACGAGTCCTCCGACGTGGTGAAGATCGACCTCAACCAGCCGATGGACACGATCCTCGCCGAGCTGACCAAGTACCCGGTGAAGACCCGTCTGTCCCTCACCGGCCCGCTGGTGGTGGCCCGCGACATCGCGCACGCCAAGATCAAGGAGCGGCTGGACGCGGGCGAGGAGATGCCGCAGTACCTGAAGGACCACCCGGTGTACTACGCCGGTCCGGCCAAGACACCCGAGGGCTACGCGTCGGGCTCGTTCGGCCCGACCACGGCCGGCCGGATGGACTCCTACGTGGAGCAGTTCCAGGCGGCCGGCGGCTCCAAGGTGATGCTGGCCAAGGGCAACCGCAGCAAGCAGGTCACGGCCGCGTGCGACGCCCACGGCGGTTTCTACCTCGGCTCCATCGGCGGCCCGGCCGCCCGCCTCGCCCAGGACTGCATCAAGAAGGTCGAGGTCGTCGAGTACGAGGAGCTCGGCATGGAGGCCGTCTGGAAGATCGAGGTCGAGGACTTCCCGGCGTTCATCGTCGTCGACGACAAGGGCAACGACTTCTTCCAGGACCCGGCGCCGGCGCCGACGTTCACGTCGATCCCGGTGCGGGGACCCGGCCTGGCGTAG